A genome region from Gouania willdenowi chromosome 9, fGouWil2.1, whole genome shotgun sequence includes the following:
- the ostf1 gene encoding osteoclast-stimulating factor 1, translating to MSKPPPKPAKPGQVKVFRAMFTFDPRTPDELYFEEGDILYISDTSDSNWWKGTCRGRTGLIPSNYVTERAESIDNPMHEAAKRGNLSWLRECLESKVGINGLDKAGNTALYWGCHGGHKEVVELLLCQPSVELNQRNKLGDTALHAAAWKGYSDIVEMLLNKNARTDIRNNEKKLALDMATNAQAASLLKRKLGNNISRTLSNAEEFG from the exons ATGTCGAAGCCTCCTCCTAAACCTGCCAAACCAG ggCAAGTCAAGGTGTTCAGAGCGATGTTCACCTTTGACCCCAGAACA CCTGACgagctttattttgaagaagGAGACATCTTGTACATTTCTGACACG AGTGACAGTAACTGGTGGAAGGGGACATGCAGAGGAAGGACAGGACTAATTCCCAGTAACTATG TGACTGAACGAGCCGAGTCGATCGACAACCCAATGCACGAAGCGGCCAAACGAG GGAATCTGAGCTGGCTGAGGGAGTGTCTGGAGAGCAAGGTTGGAATAAACGGGCTGGATAAGGCGGGAAACACTGCCCTCTACTGGGGATGTCACGGAGGTCATAAAG AGGTGGTGGAACTGTTGCTTTGCCAGCCAAGTGTGGAGCTCAACCAGCGG AATAAACTTGGGGACACTGCGCTTCATGCTGCTGCCTGGAAGGGATATTCAGACATAGTAGAAATGTTGCTTAACAAAA ATGCAAGGACGGACATCAGGAACAATGAGAAAAAACTGGCTCTGGACATGGCCACCAACGCACAGGCTGCTTCTCTCCTCAAACGCAAGCTGGGAAATA ATATTTCTCGCACACTCAGCAATGCTGAAGAGTTTGGATGA